A single genomic interval of Rhododendron vialii isolate Sample 1 chromosome 3a, ASM3025357v1 harbors:
- the LOC131319374 gene encoding uncharacterized protein LOC131319374, whose translation MESLQKILDGVLVANEVIHSWKNSRYGGLILKINFERAYDCVHCGFLLDLLSKMGFGGKWCGWIKECISFVTMSTLINGSATQEFHTLKGLRQRDPYDTILFCNNDRVEMAIIKRILWCFQLMSGLKINFSKSSLCGVKVGQQDITALAQVMGCKVEILLIKYLGLPLGVNPKRIKTWEPVLDRMGKKLSIWRSRFNSMGGRLTLLNSNFGHLPVYFMSLFKLPIAIAKAIKKMQKQFFWGDSVDKNMERYLFHWECSFMYRNYNSRGLQSSCGVGLRYIILEPYLAGG comes from the exons ATGGAAAGCTTACAAAAG ATTTTGGATGGTGTTCTTGTAGCCAATGAGGTGATTCACAGTTGGAAGAACAGTCGTTATGGGGGTCTCATTCTCAAAATAAACTTTGAGAGAGCTTATGATTGTGTTCACTGTGGTTTCTTGTTGGACTTGCTTTCAAAAATGGGTTTCGGGGGAAAATGGTGTGGGTGGATTAAAGAATGTATCTCATTTGTAACAATGTCTACCCTTATTAACGGTTCTGCTACTCAGGAATTTCACACTCTAAAAGGCCTAAGGCAAAGAGAtccct ATGATACGATACTATTTTGCAATAATGATAGAGTGGAGATGGCTATTATAAAAAGGATTCTATGGTGTTTTCAACTTATGTCTGgcctaaaaataaatttctccAAGAGCTCTTTGTGCGGAGTTAAGGTCGGCCAACAAGATATTACTGCTCTTGCTCAGGTGATGGGGTGCAAAGTAGAGATCTTGCTAATCAAATACCTGGGGTTGCCTTTGGGTGTAAATCCAAAAAGAATTAAAACATGGGAACCAGTTTTGGACAGAATGGGTAAAAAGCTGAGCATTTGGAGAAGTAGATTCAACTCAATGGGAGGTAGACTTACTCTTCTGAATTCTAACTTCGGACATCTGCCCGTTTATTTTATGTCCCTTTTTAAACTACCAATAGCTATTGCCAAGGCCATAAAAAAGATGCAGAAACAATTTTTCTGGGGTGACTCTGTTGATAAGAATATGGAGAGATATTTGTTCCATTGGGAATGCAGCTTCATGTATCGGAACTATAATTCAAGAGGGCTTCAAAGTTCTTGTGGGGTCGGGCTGAGATACATTATTCTGGAACCATATTTGGCTGGGGGATAA
- the LOC131319375 gene encoding uncharacterized protein LOC131319375 encodes MELQQRLHSVTLDSSEKDVLQWNWSTDKNFSAKSVYGQWEQQVQARDEMGPLSKCPCCASFEETPEHLFLHCQFSWNTWSLIMVWWQMFWVCPPSLADLASWWFGTRFRNLERRIWEVTFFATLWSLWLARNDLIFNNTSRSTSEVGDQIKTKVAMWMKAKFDIKVYSVEDFKCFLHGIRKLKL; translated from the exons ATGGAGTTACAACAAAGATTACATAGTGTAACTTTGGACTCTTCCGAAAAGGATGTATTGCAATGGAATTGGTCTACAGACAAGAATTTCTCAGCGAAATCAGTTTATGGCCAATGGGAGCAACAGGTGCAGGCCCGAGATGAG ATGGGTCCATTGTCAAAGTGCCCATGTTGTGCTTCCTTCGAGGAAACCCCTGAACACCTATTTTTGCATTGTCAGTTTTCCTGGAATACTTGGTCACTTATAATGGTGTGGTGGCAGATGTTTTGGGTTTGTCCACCGTCTTTGGCGGACTTAGCTAGTTGGTGGTTTGGCACAAGATTTAGAAATTTGGAAAGGCGCATTTGGGAGGTGACTTTCTTTGCGACCTTATGGTCATTGTGGCTTGCAAGGAATGACCTCATTTTCAACAATACCTCAAGATCAACCAGTGAAGTAGGGGACCAGATTAAGACTAAGGTGGCAATGTGGATGAAAGCTAAGTTCGATATCAAGGTGTACTCGGTAGAGGATTTTAAATGTTTTCTTCATGGTATTCGTAAGCTAAAGCTCTAA